A genome region from Maylandia zebra isolate NMK-2024a linkage group LG6, Mzebra_GT3a, whole genome shotgun sequence includes the following:
- the lg6h22orf23 gene encoding UPF0193 protein EVG1, which translates to METSSQASASRGLWNSPRATQFSKETQDMLRLLKQESRVTSLKRKQINNQPKNETALPFTSDPAQSSPGKSVQKHWPVHTQKRTAKACWSGNSYEREKFRPGPTRDLEKEKRKLQNIFAHGTEQPEAGSSQKPPQHQSSEIPKKIDRYQEVLNEIQERQQFLEDMASLGQEKDYINIINTEISQKLRELEIMEKSHVPTSDTNAERTENAANKED; encoded by the exons atggaaacttcctcacaggcTTCAGCTAGCAGGGGATTGTGGAACAGCCCCAGAGCCACACAGTTCAGCAaggagacccaggacatgctgagAT TGTTGAAGCAGGAATCAAGGGTCACCAGCCTCAAGAGAAAACAGATCAACAATCAGCCAAAGA ATGAAACAGCTTTGCCTTTCACCTCTGATCCGGCACAGTCTTCTCCTGGTAAATCTGTCCAGAAACACTGGCCAGTCCACACTCAGAAACGCACCGCCAAGGCATGTTGGTCTGGGAACAGCTACGAGAGAGAAAAGTTTCGTCCTGGTCCAACAC GAGAcctagagaaagagaagaggaagCTTCAGAACATCTTTGCACATGGGACCGAGCAGCCCGAAGCGGGATCTTCTCAGAAGCCTCCTCAACATCAGAGCTCAGAAATACCAAAGAAGATTGATCGCTATCAGGAAG ttctgaatgaaatacaggaaagacaacagtttctggaagacatgGCCTCCCTGGGTCAGGAGAAAGATTATATCAACATCATCAACACTGAGATATCTCAG AAATTACGAGAATTGGAGATAATGGAAAAATCCCACGTTCCCACATCTGACACAAACGCAGAGAGGACAGAAAATGCAGCCAACAAAGAAGACTGA